One Panicum virgatum strain AP13 chromosome 9K, P.virgatum_v5, whole genome shotgun sequence genomic region harbors:
- the LOC120652314 gene encoding uncharacterized protein LOC120652314, which produces MANGGGCLLAPYLCAALVSRRRRAARLVLWGGESRAARRGKLAGQVMLDFAGTVVCRADGFYLGRPAPVLAIEDRLVAGTTYLVLPVERLPQGYDALTAASLAALSYDRAAGGGSSCIAGGPKSPFEYVKGGDGRTVIKVTPEFLIGAVTSRAGLGSKEPGGEDAEAACAGAALCSTPELRKHYEQLVGAARGRAWSPRLDTIKERKGRIRGLGAVSPGRLSPVAVRLLGLDANKGER; this is translated from the coding sequence atggcCAATGGTGGAGGGTGCCTCCTGGCGCCGTACCTCTGCGCGGCGCTggtgtcgcggcggcggcgggcggcgcggctggtGCTGTGGGGCGGGGAGtcccgggcggcgcggcgcgggaagCTGGCGGGGCAGGTGATGCTGGACTTCGCGGGCACCGTGGTGTGCCGCGCCGACGGCTTCTACCTGGGCCGCCCCGCGCCCGTGCTGGCCATCGAGGACCGGCTCGTCGCCGGCACCACCTACCTCGTGCTCCCCGTGGAGCGCCTCCCGCAGGGCTACGACGCTCTCACCGCGGCGTCCCTCGCCGCGCTTTCCTACGacagggccgccggcggcgggtcgtCGTGCATCGCGGGGGGGCCCAAGAGCCCCTTCGAGTACGTCaagggcggcgacggccggaCCGTCATCAAGGTCACGCCGGAGTTCCTCATCGGGGCCGTCACGTCCAGGGCCGGATTGGGATCCAAAGAgcccggcggcgaggacgcggAGGCGGCGTGCGCCGGGGCGGCGCTGTGCAGCACCCCCGAGCTGCGGAAGCACTACGAGCAGCTCGTGGGCGCCGCCAGGGGCCGCGCGTGGTCGCCGCGGCTGGACACCATCAAGGAGCGCAAGGGCAGGATCAGGGGCTTGGGCGCGGTCAGCCCCGGGAGGCTGTCGCCCGTCGCCGTCAGGCTCCTGGGCCTCGACGCCAACAAGGGGGAAAGATAG